A single genomic interval of Corvus cornix cornix isolate S_Up_H32 chromosome 1, ASM73873v5, whole genome shotgun sequence harbors:
- the ASB9 gene encoding ankyrin repeat and SOCS box protein 9: protein MDDERTNQNARKSQGAGGQASAASPSSPLMRDFVSDWSPLHEASIHGRLLSLKKLIEQGSDVNLVTADQVSPLHEACLGGHAACASVLLKHGAQVNGVTVDWHTPLFNTCVSGSVACLNLLVEHGASLQPPCDLASPIHEAAKRGHVQCVELLASHGVNIDHNIKHLGTPLYVACENQQLNCAKKLLESGANVNSGKGLDSPLHMAARNCSVELVKLLIDFGADIWVKNAENKRPVELVLPGSPAGQLFLQREGPLSLMQLCRLCIRRCFGYKQHQKITGLLLPDELKHFLLHI from the exons aTGGATGATGAGAGAACAAATCAAAATGCCAGGAAATCGCAAGGAGCTGGAGGCCAGGCATCTGCAGCGTCTCCATCGAGCCCGCTGATGAGGG ACTTTGTTTCAGACTGGTCTCCTTTACATGAAGCCTCTATCCATGGGCGTctgctttctctgaagaaaCTCATTGAACAG GGGAGTGATGTCAATCTTGTTACAGCAGACCAGGTGTCTCCTCTCCATGAAGCCTGCCTAGGGGGTCAtgctgcctgtgccagtgtcCTGTTAAAACATGGTGCTCAG GTGAATGGAGTGACTGTTGACTGGCACACACCATTGTTCAACACTTGTGTCAGTGGCAGTGTGGCTTGCTTGAATTTACTGGTGGAGCATGGAGCCAGCCTACAACCACCCTGTGACCTGGCATCCCCCATCCATGAAGCTGCTAAGAGAG GTCATGTGCAATGTGTCGAACTCCTCGCATCCCATGGGGTAAATATAGATCACAACATCAAGCACCTGGGTACTCCTCTTTATGTAGCGTGTGAGAACCAGCAACTGAACTGTGCCAAGAAGCTGCTTGAGTCag GAGCAAATGTGAACAGCGGCAAGGGCCTGGACTCCCCTCTGCACATGGCTGCCAGGAATTGCAGTGTGGAGCTGGTGAAGCTGCTGATTGACTTTGGAGCGGACATTTGGGTGAAGAATGCTGAAAACAAGAGGCCAGTGGAGCTGGTCCTACCTGGCAGCCCAGCTGGCCAGCTGTTCCTGCAGAGAGAAG GGCCACTGTCCTTGATGCAGTTGTGCCGCCTGTGCATCAGGAGGTGCTTTGGATACAAGCAGCATCAAAAAATAACTGGACTTCTCCTCCCAGACGAGCTGAAACATTTCCTACTCCACATTTGA